The sequence AGCGTTGAACCTCAAAGAGCCCGCAGGATCGACACGAGAACTCATAGATCGGCATAACAGCACCTCTTAGGAAACGTGTGGCATACGCATCAGTCGTTACGAAGCTGCCGCTTCCATACCGCGCGGGGCAACGACAGGCCCTTTCGTCGAAGGACGAATGTCGAAATCGAAAATTTCCGTGGGGATGGCAACGGTACAGCACGCATTAGGAATATCGACGATGCCGCTCACGCGGCCTTCGACCGGGGCGGTGCTCAACAACATATAGGCTTGTTCGCCGCTGTAACCAAACTTCTTGAGATACTCGATGGCATTGAGACAGGCACGGCGATAGGCCACATGCGCATCGAGATACAATTGCGTCCCCTGCTCGTCCACGGAAATCCCTTCGAACACCAGATACTCAGAGTAACGAGGCTCCACCGGGCCGGGCTTGAAAATCGGGTTCAGCATCCCGTACTTGCTCATGCCGCCCTTGATCAGGTCGACGTGCAAATCGATCCATCCGGCCATTTCAATGGCGCCGCAGAAGGAAATCTCACCATCGCCCTGCGAAAAGTGAATATCACCCATAGAGAGATTTCCACCTTTGCAATAGACCGGGAAATAGATGCGCGAGCCACGCGATAGGTTTTTGATGTCACAGTTGCCACCGTGTTCGCGGGGTGGAACGGTCCGTGCCGCTTCCATAACCACGCGATCAAACTGCGCGCCGCGGAGTTGGCCCAGTAAGGCTCTTTGCGGGTTCGGTGGCGCTGCAAGTGGCGGCACGCGCGTTGGCGCTGTAGCGATTAACGCCGCTTCGCGTTTATTCCAGGTAGCAAGCAGTTCTGCTGAGGGCGCACAGCCGATCAGGCCTGGGTGCGTCAGGCCAGCAAATCTCACTCCTTGTATATGGCGTGACGTCGCATAGATGCCGCTAAAGTTCCAAATCGCCTTCTTTGCCTCCGGGTAATGCTCGGTAAGGAACCCACCACCATTCTGCTTGGCAAAGATGCCGGTGAATCCCCACTCTGAATCTGGGAGAGCCCCAATGTCTAACAGGTCGACAACCAGAATATCACCCGGTTCCGCACCACTCACCGCAATCGGCCCGCTCAGATAGTGCACTTGTGGGAGTTCAACATCGCGGACGTCATTAGCACTATCATTGTCGCCAATTTGTCCACCGGTCCAATCCATACACTCAATACGAAACACCGCCCCAGGGTTCACACTCACAACTGGTGGGATTTCGGGATGCCAGCGATTATGGAGCAGAATCTCTTGCTCAGCCGGACTCCGCCGGAGATCAACAGAAATCAACGACTTCGGCATACGATCCTCCTCTGTATTGGCTGTGGTCCTGCAACATCCTCAACACCACCCATCTCGGCTAGCAACGTTTGCAAGCTCCATACCGGTGATACATCACACCATGAGTCAATTAGATATTCACTCACAGTGATTATTTATTTACCGATAACTCGTTCTGTCTTCACAGCTATTTATCCGTGCCGAGGGCAAGAACAGGCTAGCCACGCAGCCCCGCATACAGTGGACCAGGCTGTCCTCTTCACGCACTATTGTTGCTCACCGTGCAAGCCTGCCCGCAGAATGTTTGTAGGGCAGCAATAACTGCGACCAGTGGTGCGACTGAGGAGTCGCATCGTGACGCACAAAAGAAAAAGGCCTGCAGGAGAAAGGAGGGAAACCTACAGGCCCTTAACAACCACCTGACTGGGGAATATGTCGGGTAGTGAAGGGTGCACAGCGAGGGGCATAGGGTCTCGCGGTCACCACCGGATACTTCCAACGCAGAAGCATCGCAAAACCTAGGCCAACAGCTTTTTCCTCTGCCGCACCACAATAGTCTTGATAAATCAGTGGGGTATCCTGGTGCCAGCTCGTGACCTCATCGCTTTGCTGTCCAAAAAACAGGCAGACGTGTTGCCTCAGCAGCAGTGACCAGAAACCTGTATTCCATACTAGATTCTTGCAGAAACTCCGTTCACTATTGACGGCATGATATTGCCACAATCTGGAGACCTTATCGTTTCCTCCCTCGGTTTGTGTCGCTTTCCCTCTCCTCTCCAACCGCGCGGACAGCTCCTTGTCGACCCAACTAACCGGGTGTTAGTCAGCGCAGAAACCGCGGACCTCGAACTCTATCTTGATGCCGGACAGCGACCACCGTCGTTCGGCCTCGCTGGTCCACGCGCGCAACTCTTCTTTGACCCGACGACGATTACTTGCGGTATCGTTACATGCGGTGGTCTCTGCCCCGGCGTCAATGATGTCATCCGTTCAGTTGTTCATACACTGACATTCGGGTACGGAGTGCCACGCGTGTTGGGTTTTCGTTACGGCTACGCGGGCCTTGCAGCGAACAGCGGCTACCCTCCAATCGCATTGACGCTTGAGGCGGTCAGCAACATTCACACCATCGGAGGGACAACGTTAGGTTCATCACGCGGACCACAAGATGTGAGTGAAATGGTAGACACTCTCCAGCGCCATCAGGTGAGTATCCTGTTTACCATCGGCGGCGACGGCACGTTACGTGGAGCGGCGGCACTCAGCCGGGAGATCGCGCAGCGGAAACTGCCGATTAGTATCATTGGCATTCCCAAAACGATTGATAACGACCTGGGCTGGACCGACCGAAGCTTCGGTTTCGCCACGGCAGTCGAAGAAGCAACCACAGCTATCGACGCAGCACATACCGAAGCACACGGCGCGTGGAATGGTATTGGCCTGGTCAAGCTGATGGGTCGCCATTCCGGGTTTATTGCCGCCCATGCAAGCTTAGCGAACTCAGATGTGAATTTCTGTCTGATACCCGAAGTGCGGTTTGCCCTTGAAGGTAAGGACGGGTTTCTCGACCTGTTGATGCAAAGACTAGAGCGACGACATCATGCGGTCATCGTCGTCGCCGAGGGTGCGGGACAAGAACTCTTGCAGGACCCAGCAAAGCAAGAACGGGATGCGTCGGGAAACCTCCGCTTAAAAGATATTGGCATCTTTCTTCGCGATGAGGTCACGCGGTTTCTGCAGGCACGTCATCTCGATTTCTCCATTAAATATATTGACCCGAGCTATATCATCCGCAGTCTCCCTGCGAATGCAGTTGATTCGGAGTTTTGTCTCATTCTTGGTCAACACGCCGTTCACGCTGGAATGGCAGGGTATACAGACATGGTAATTGGCTACTGGAATCGGCACTTCACCCAAGTGCCGATTTCCCTCGCCGTTGCCCGTCGTAAACAACTTGACCCCGAAGGTCCTGAATGGCAGAGCGTGTTACAAGCGACCGGGCAGCCAGCGTCGATGATGGGCACCTATGAACCTCACCCCTAGCCCCTCTCTATGACTGGAGAGGGGAACTCGAAGCGTAGTTACAAATGGGGTCTTAATCTGCGCATCCCAAGTATCACTGTCCCGACAATCGCTCGGTCGCCGTGTTGATTTTCCACCACCACATCGCAGTGAATCGTTGCGCTACCGTCAGCCTCAGCGCCACTCTTTTCGGTGACATTACCCCAGAGGTTGAGGGTATCGCCGTGTTTCACTGGCGTACGAAAACTGACCTGAAAATTCTTGAGTCGCCAACCAGGAAAGTGTTCTGTCACAATTTGCGCGAGGAACGTCGCACTCAACGGTCCGGGAACAATGGGTTGCGAAAATCCTGTCTGTCGCGCCCGTTCTGGATCGATAAACCGTTGGTCCGTGATTCGTGCAGCTTTCGCATACCGGATGACAACATCACTAGTTGGGACTTTTGTGACCGGACCGATTTCGTCGCCGATGTCGA comes from Deltaproteobacteria bacterium and encodes:
- a CDS encoding acetamidase/formamidase family protein codes for the protein MPKSLISVDLRRSPAEQEILLHNRWHPEIPPVVSVNPGAVFRIECMDWTGGQIGDNDSANDVRDVELPQVHYLSGPIAVSGAEPGDILVVDLLDIGALPDSEWGFTGIFAKQNGGGFLTEHYPEAKKAIWNFSGIYATSRHIQGVRFAGLTHPGLIGCAPSAELLATWNKREAALIATAPTRVPPLAAPPNPQRALLGQLRGAQFDRVVMEAARTVPPREHGGNCDIKNLSRGSRIYFPVYCKGGNLSMGDIHFSQGDGEISFCGAIEMAGWIDLHVDLIKGGMSKYGMLNPIFKPGPVEPRYSEYLVFEGISVDEQGTQLYLDAHVAYRRACLNAIEYLKKFGYSGEQAYMLLSTAPVEGRVSGIVDIPNACCTVAIPTEIFDFDIRPSTKGPVVAPRGMEAAAS
- a CDS encoding ATP-dependent 6-phosphofructokinase, with the protein product MILPQSGDLIVSSLGLCRFPSPLQPRGQLLVDPTNRVLVSAETADLELYLDAGQRPPSFGLAGPRAQLFFDPTTITCGIVTCGGLCPGVNDVIRSVVHTLTFGYGVPRVLGFRYGYAGLAANSGYPPIALTLEAVSNIHTIGGTTLGSSRGPQDVSEMVDTLQRHQVSILFTIGGDGTLRGAAALSREIAQRKLPISIIGIPKTIDNDLGWTDRSFGFATAVEEATTAIDAAHTEAHGAWNGIGLVKLMGRHSGFIAAHASLANSDVNFCLIPEVRFALEGKDGFLDLLMQRLERRHHAVIVVAEGAGQELLQDPAKQERDASGNLRLKDIGIFLRDEVTRFLQARHLDFSIKYIDPSYIIRSLPANAVDSEFCLILGQHAVHAGMAGYTDMVIGYWNRHFTQVPISLAVARRKQLDPEGPEWQSVLQATGQPASMMGTYEPHP